A window from Pseudomonadota bacterium encodes these proteins:
- a CDS encoding threonine synthase, producing the protein MTQTFVSHLECSMTGERYEAGQVHGLSKVGRPLLVRYDLEALSAAVSKDDIAVSDAPGFWRYAPFLPVTKPENRVSLGEVMTPLIPLDRSAPGLGAEPGRAIVKDEGRLPTGSFKARGLCLAVSMAKEFGLEHIAIPTNGNAGAALAAYARRAGQRATVFCPADTPDINVREIQQQGAEVWKVNGLINDCGRIVGEGKEAVGWFDVSTLKEPYRIEGKKTMGLELAEQMGWKLPDVIFYPTGGGTGLIGMWKAFHELKAMGWIDGPLPRMVAVQAEGCAPIVRAWEAGEEHAPLWEDAHTVAAGIRVPIAVGDFLIIRAVNESGGFAVALPDEEILAVRDKVATEDGLLLCPEGAATVAAYARALAEGKVKPGETAVLYNCATGLKYPMAPVERALDKDAAIDYARFAAS; encoded by the coding sequence ATGACGCAGACATTCGTGTCCCATCTGGAATGCTCGATGACCGGCGAGCGCTACGAGGCCGGTCAAGTCCACGGCCTTTCCAAGGTCGGTCGACCACTATTGGTTCGCTACGATCTCGAAGCGTTGTCCGCGGCCGTTTCGAAGGACGACATCGCGGTATCCGATGCACCGGGTTTCTGGCGCTACGCCCCGTTTCTGCCTGTCACAAAGCCTGAAAACCGTGTGTCGCTGGGTGAAGTCATGACGCCACTGATCCCGCTGGATCGCTCGGCGCCTGGCTTGGGCGCCGAACCGGGCAGGGCGATCGTCAAGGACGAGGGCCGCCTGCCGACCGGGTCGTTCAAGGCGCGCGGACTGTGCCTCGCCGTATCGATGGCGAAGGAGTTCGGTCTGGAGCACATCGCGATCCCGACCAACGGCAATGCCGGCGCGGCCCTGGCCGCCTATGCCCGGCGCGCCGGGCAGCGCGCGACGGTCTTTTGTCCCGCCGACACGCCAGACATCAACGTTCGCGAGATCCAGCAGCAGGGCGCGGAAGTCTGGAAGGTCAACGGTCTGATCAACGATTGCGGCCGGATTGTCGGCGAGGGCAAGGAGGCGGTCGGCTGGTTCGACGTGTCGACTCTGAAGGAGCCCTATCGAATCGAAGGCAAGAAGACCATGGGCCTGGAGCTAGCCGAGCAGATGGGCTGGAAGCTGCCCGACGTGATCTTCTATCCGACCGGTGGCGGCACCGGCTTGATCGGCATGTGGAAGGCCTTTCACGAACTCAAAGCGATGGGCTGGATAGACGGGCCGCTGCCACGCATGGTCGCCGTCCAGGCCGAAGGCTGCGCGCCCATTGTGCGGGCCTGGGAGGCCGGCGAGGAACACGCGCCGCTGTGGGAAGACGCCCACACGGTCGCTGCCGGCATCCGCGTGCCGATCGCCGTCGGTGATTTCCTGATCATTCGCGCCGTCAACGAATCCGGTGGTTTCGCCGTGGCCTTGCCCGATGAGGAGATCCTCGCCGTCCGCGACAAGGTTGCCACCGAAGACGGTCTGCTGCTGTGTCCGGAAGGTGCGGCAACGGTCGCGGCCTATGCCAGGGCGCTCGCCGAGGGCAAGGTGAAGCCGGGCGAGACC